The DNA window GCACCAGTGACAGGCCGCGTACCCGATAGATAGCAGGATCGGCACGTCGCGCGACGCCGCCTCGGCCAGCGCTTCCGGTGTCCACTGCTGCCAGTGCACCGGGTTGTCGGCGTGCTGGCGCAGGTAGGGGCTGGTGGCCGCGGCCAGGGTATTTTGCCCCGACAAGTCAGCCGGACTCACGCTTGCTTTCGGCGTCACCGGACTGCTCATCGGGCTGCTCGCCGGGTTCGTCGAAGGACTTCGGCAGCTTGCGCAGGTGCCGGTTCATCGACCAGACCAGACCGAATGTGCCGATCAGCAGTAGCACGATGACGAGGAGTCCAAATGGACTGGCCTTGCCGAAGTCTGGGCCGGTCTGGCGCGGTGCATCCTGCGCCAGCAGGCCGATGATGGTCAATGCGACGTCGTTCATGCCTCGACTCCCGCTCGCTCCGGTTCTCGCTCGTTCCTGGGTGCGATCCTCACCCGCGGTTGTCTTCGGGTGTTCATGCGTCGACCTCGATCCCTGCGAACAGATCCGTCTCAGGCAATGACACCGGGACACGGGACCGGGCCAACTCGAATTCCTCTGTCGGCCAAAGTCGTTGCTGCCATTCGATCGGCGCACGGAAGAAGTCGCCGTTGGGGTCGATCTGAGTGGCGTGCGCACGCAGCGCGTCATCGCGCTTGGCGAAGTACTTCGCGCATTCGATGCGCGTGGTCACCCGCTTATCGAAGATGTCGTGGTCGGCTTCCCAGTGCTTGAGCCATTTCTCGAAAGGGCCCACCTCGCCGTGTTTGGCGAACTCGTCCTGGATCAGCTGCATGCGCTTCCGCAGAAAGCCGTGGTTGTAGTACAGCTTCTGCACGTTCCACGGCTCACCGGCATCGGGGAACAGCAGATAGTCGCCCGCCGCCTCGTATGCCGCGATCGACACCTGGTGGCATCGGATGTGATCCGGGTGCGGATAGCCGCCAGTCTCGTCGTAGGTCGTCAACACATGGGGCCGAAACTTGCGGATGATGCGCACCAGCGATTCGGTGGGCTCCTCGAGTGGTACCACGGCGAAGCAACCGTCGGGCAGCGGCGGCGGCGGATCACCCTCCGGCAGGCCTGAGTCGACGAAGCCGAGCCAGTGGTGTTCGACGCCGAGGATCTCAGCGGCCTTGGCCATCTCATCGCGCCGGATCTCGGTCATCCGGCCGTGCACCTCGGGCAGGTCCATCGCAGGGTTGAGAATGTCGCCGCGCTCGCCTCCGGTAAGCGTCACCACCATGACGCGCGCGCCCTCGTCCGCGTACCGTGCCATGGCGGCCGCACCCTTGCTGGACTCGTCGTCCGGGTGGGCGTGCACCGCCATCAACCGCAGTTCACTCAACCTGTTCTGCCTCATCTATGTCTATCTATGTCTCGAAGATGTCGCCTGCCGACCTCTACCGAGAGGTTTCAACCATTCCGAGTAGTCCTATAGTTCCAGTTCTGCAGATCCAACCGACCGACGGGCATGAAAACTAGATGATCGAGCGTCCCACCGCGCGCTACGGACGGCAGCGGCTGACCCGCCGACACCGCCGCCTGATCGCCGGTGGGCTGACCGCGCTGGTCCTGGTAGTCGGGGTGACGATCGCAGTCGTCGCCTCGGGACGCTTCGGGGGTGCGGTCAAGGGCGAACTGGGCGGCTACCGCCTGGTCGACGACGAGACCGTGGACGTCACGATCACGGTCACCCGGGAGGATCCCGCCCAGCCGGTGGTGTGCATCGTGCGGGCCCGTTCGATCGACGGCAGCGAAACCGGCCGTCGCGAGGTGCTGGTGCCGCCGTCCACCCAGAAAACGGTGCAGGTGACAACTGCGGTCAAGTCCAGCAGGCCGCCGGTGGTCGGCGATGTGTACGGCTGCGGCACCGACGTACCCGCCTACCTAGTGACCCCTTAAAACGCGCCGCGAGGCAAATACAACAAACGCCGAACTGCGAATACGTGAAAATCCGCTGTCCCCGCGGTGCTACCATGGATCGATACACGGTTCCCCGCTGGGACCGTGTATTGCTGCATTTAGTGCGCTGATTAGGCGTCGACGACCGCGGCAATACACGTAGAGCTCCCGGCGCCGAAACATGAGACTACTTACGCGAAAATGCGCGAGAGCAACGACGAAGGGGCGCGACATCATGACCGACACGCAGGTCACGTGGCTGACGGAGGAAGCACACGACCGGCTGAAGGCAGAGCTCGATCAGCTGATCGCCAACCGGCCCGTCATCGCCGCAGAGATCAATGACCGCCGCGAAGAAGGTGACCTTCGCGAGAACGGCGGCTACCACGCCGCCCGCGACCAGCAGGGCCAAGAGGAAGCGCGCATCCGCCAGTTGCAGGAGCTGCTGAACAACGCCAAGGTCGGCGAGGCCCCCAAACAGTCCGGCGTCGCACTGCCCGGCTCCGTGGTCAAGGTGCAGTACGGCGACGACAAGAGCGATACCGAGACGTTCCTGATCGCCACGCGTCAAGAGGGTGTCAAGGACGGCAAGCTCGAGGTGTATTCGCCGAAGTCGCCGCTGGGCGAAGCGCTGATCGACGCCAAGGTCGGCGACGTCCGCACCTACCTCATTCCGAACGGCAACACCGTCAAGGTGACACTTCTCAGCGCTGAGCCGTACCACTCCTGAGGCGGCTCCCTCCGGGGCGTCGCATACAGTCCGCACTATGGCGCAGATCGCCGAGGAGCTCTTTCTGCTCCTGCTCGACAACGCGTCGGCCCAGCCCGCACTGGAACGTCACCGGCGCGGGCGTGTGCTGGCCGCCGCAGTGCTGCTGGATCTGGCATACGCATGCAGGATCCGGCCCTCAGTGGCCGAAGATGCCGTCGAGCCCGGTCGGCTGATCGCGCTGTCAACGCCCGTTCTGATGGATCCCGTTTCCGAGTCGGCGTTCGCGTTACTGCAGCGACGGCCCCACCGACCGGTCGCGGCGGTGAAGAGGCTGTCCAAGCGCACCGAGAACGACCTCATTCACCATCTCGAGCAGACCGGCCAGATCCGACGTATTCGGTTGCAGTCCAAACAATTCGCCTGGCCGCTGGCCAACCGCGGCCGGGTAGGCCAGGCCCGTTCAGCGCTGCTGGCCGCCCTGTTCGACCGAAGGCCGCCGACGCCGTCGACCGCCGCGATCATCACCTTGCTCCATGCTGTCGACGGGTTGGGCGCGCTCCTGTCCCTCAACGATCGCGGATGGCGCTGGGTGCACGCCCGCGCCGGCGAAATCGCAAGCGGCGGTTGGGTTGACGAATATCCGACCGCGCTACCCGAGGTGAATCTGGCGGTCACCGCGTCGGCGCTGCGGCAGGCCCTAACCTAGCGCCTGCTCCAGATCGGCGAGCAGATCCGCCGAATCCTCGATGCCCACCGACAGGCGCACAAGATCGTCGGGAACCTCCAACTGGGAACCCGCCGTCGAGGCGTGTGTCATCGCCCCGGGATGCTCGATCAGCGACTCCACTCCACCCAGCGACTCGGCGAGAATGAAAATCTCTGTGCCCGCGCACAGCTTGCGGGCAGCATCCGGGCCGCCCCGCATCCGCACCGAGACCATGCCACCAAATCCGCTCATCTGCTTCGCGGCGATCCCGTGGCCGGGGTGGCTCGGCAGTCCGGGATAGAGCACAGTCGAGATCGCGGGGTGGTTCGCAAGGAACCCGGCGACCAGGGCGGCATTCTCGCTGTGCTGCCGCATGCGCAGCACCAGAGTCTTGAGGCCGCGCATGGTGAGGTAGGCGTCGAACGGGCCCGCGACTGCACCCGCACCGTTCTGCAGGAATGCGAACGCGGCGTCGAGTTCTTCATCGCTCGTCAGCAGCGCACCACCGACTACGTCCGAATGACCGCCGATGTATTTGGTCGTCGAATGCAGCACGATGTCCGCGCCGAGTGTCAGCGGCTGCTGCAGTGCGGGCGAGGCAAACGTATTGTCCACCAACACTTTTACTTTTTTGCCCGAAGTGTTCGAGGCCTCGGCTAGCTGCGCGACGCCGGCGATATCGGCGATCGACAGCAACGGATTGGTCGGCGTCTCCACCAAGATCAACTTGGTCTGCGGGGTGATCGCGCCACGGACCGCGTCGAGGTCGGCCAATGAAACGGCGGTGTAGTCGATGCCCCACTGCGTGAACACCTTGTCGATCAGACGGAACGTGCCGCCATAGGCATCGTCGGGCATGACGACGTGATCGCCCGGCCGCAACACAGCGCGCAGCGCGCAATCGGTGGCCGCCATGCCCGAGGCGAACGCCCGCCCGTATCGGGCCTCCTCGACAGCGGCCAACGACGCTTCCAACGCGGTACGCGTCGGATTGCCGGTGCGGGCGTATTCGTATCCACCTCGCAGCCCTCCGACACCGTCCTGGGCGAACGTCGAGCTGGCATAGATCGGCGCGTTGACGGCACCGGTCGCCGGGTCGGGCCGGAAACCTGCGTGGATGGCCTTGGTGGCGAGCCCCCGCGACCTGTGCTGTTCAGTCATCACCGATCAGGGTAGCGGCGGATCCGGCGGCAAGGACCACTGCGGGGGCGGCGACGCCTGGACGTCCAACGGAACGCAGACGGAACCCACCATCTTGTCGGCGAGCGTCTGACGCTTCTTGTCCCATAACGGCCACAGATAACCGACGTAGCAGAGGAGTTGGTCCACGTAGTGGGCAATTTGGCGGACCAACGACATCCAGAAGCCGATGGGCTGCCAGGTCTTCTCGCTGACGACCGTGAACTTCATCGCCGATTTGCCGATGCTCTGCCCCGTTCTGCCCTGGCGATAGCAGAAGTTCCAGACGAAGTAGACGGCCCCGGGCAGAACGGCGATGAACTGGACTGACGTCCAGAAGTCCGAGACGGCGGTCGAGCAGTAACTGTCACCGCTGCCGTAGATGCTGTCGATGCACTCCACGTCGCCCGCGACCAGCAGGCCGACGAAAGGAATCAAGGCGATCACCCAGATCGGGGCCCAGTCGATGAGGCCGGCGGCCACCCGGGTCGTCCAGCGCGTATATGCCTGTTTCGGCAGCACGTACACCTATCTACAGCGGAACGCAGACGGTCTTCATGAGCTTGTCGGCAATAGTCTGCCGCTTGGCGTCCCAGAGCGGGAACAGGAACCCGACATAGCAAATGAGGGCGTCGATACCGTGCGCGAGCTGGCGCAGTAATGACCTGAAAATCCCGATCGGCTCCTGCGTCTGCTCGCCGACGACCTTGAACTTCATCATCTGCTTGCCGATGCTCGAGCCGGTATTGCCTTGGCGCACCACGAAATTCCACAACGAGAACACCATGGCGATCAGGACGCAGACCGAGAAAATGATCCATGCCGTCGTCGACGGACCGCTGCCTCCGGTGGCGCAGAATGCGCCGGACACACATGTCGTTTCCACCTGCCAGGCGGATAGGACGACGCCACCGATTATCGCGAGTAGGTATACCGGGATGCTGTCGATCACATACGCGAGCACGCGGGTGAACCACGGCGTGTAATGGCTAGCGTCCGCTGTCGACTCCCCGACGAAACCGATTCGCGGCGGCGGGTGACTGCTCACGTATGCCCTTACTGTCAATCCCTCGCGACTGGTCGCAGCTTACGGATGTGATCGCAACGGCGCACGGACTCGCAGAGACCCGGTCTGCGCCAACCGCACAGACCGGGTCTTTCACGATTACGGCGTCAGCGGCGCGAGGTGGCCACCTGTGAGCTTCCGGTAGGCGTACACCAGGAACAGCGAAGCGACTGGGATGGAGACGATCAAGCCAATACCGCAGAGCAGCGCACCGACCACTGCGATCACGCCGGCCACCAACCAGGTGAGGATCACCGGACCGATGTTGTTCTTGGTGATGTCGACGCTCTGCTTGATCGCATCGATCGGCGAGGAGTTGCGGTCGACGATGATCACCGTGGTGAACAGTGTGAAGACACCGATCACGAGCCCGAGGATGAAGCAGAACGAGCCGATACCGGCTGCGATGCCGATGATCAGGGTCGCAATGATCACACTGCCGACGTTGCGTGGCTTGAAGAACGAACCGATCGTCACGGGCGCTCCGTTGGCGATATCCAAAAGACCGCCCAGGAAGGCGGATTGGATCGCTGCTGCCACCACCATCAAAATGAGGTAGCCCAAGATGAGCACAAGGATGCTCGCGAAACCGAAGCTCGCCTCGTAGCTATAGCTGCTGCCGTAGGACTCGTAGGTCTGCGTCGGTGCGAGCGCGAACGCCAGCCCGTAAGTAATGCCGACGAGAACACCGATGACGATCCCGTACACCAGCGCTGGGACGATCAGCGTGACGGCGTTCTTAGTGAACTTGTTCCACGCCCACGAGACCGCCTCACCGACGTTAAACGCCTGCGCGCCAGGGAAACCCGGGCCTGCCGGCGGATAGCCACCAGGTGCGCCCTGCGGCGGATAGCCCGCGTGCTGGGGCGGCGGGTAGCCACCAGGCGCCCCAGGCGGCGGTGGCGGAGGTGCGTAACCCGGCGGCGGGGGCGGCAGGTAGTTGCCCCCCGGCGGGGGCGGCGGGTAGTTACCACCCGGAGGTGGGTAGTTGCCACCCGGCGGGGGCGGAGGCGGCGGTGGGTAGTTACCGCCCGGAGGCGGCGGAGGCGGCGGTTGATCACTCATGGTTTGGCCATTCCTTTCAATGACTGAAGATTGCGCGAGTTTGCTTTCAACGCGTCAAATCGCGACTGCCACAACGTCGGCGGAGGCTTATGACGTTAGGAGAAACTGGATGTCGCGCTGACCCCGACGACGATATTGATGATCACGACGATCACGAAGACGATGACGCCTGCGATGGCGCCCCACATGGCGTACTTCTTGGCATCATCCGCCGCCTGCTGCGCTTCTGCGGCGCGCCCCTGTGCCCACAGACCGGAAACCTGAGTGGATTTCACAATCGACACGATTCCGAGCGGGAGACAGCACAACACCGTCACCAAGATGCCCCAAATCAGACTGTTGTTCGGTTGACCCGTGGGAGTTCCGCCCTGCGGAGGAGGCGGTGGCGTGCCGCCGCTCGGAGGTGGTGGAGGAGGGTAGTTCCCGGGGGGTGGTGGCGGTAGATCGGTCATATGCGCCTTCCGGTCACGTCTTAGCTGGCAACGAGCGTGCTTACCCTACCCGAGAAGCGGCTTCGTGCAGCGGTTTCTGTACGGAAGTTGATCATGTGGCGAAACGGCGAAACAGGCTGGTAACCGCCACATTGTGAGCCGCCGCCCCGGATAGTTTGGCGGGCTTTGCAAGCCTGGTTATCGACCGCGTCGGGTGCTGCCGTCCGACAGGAATCCGAGTAGGTCGTGACGAGTCAGAACGCCTACCGGCTTGCCCTCCTCGACGACCATCACGGCGTCGCACTCGCGCAGCATCTTGGCGGCGGTGCTGACGAGTTCACCCGCTCCAATCAACGGCAGCGGCGGACTCATGTGCAGAGCCACCGCGTCGGCCAGGTTGGCCCGGCCCTCGAAAACCGCGGACAGCAGTTCGCGCTCGCCGACACTGCCTGCGACTTCGCCCGCCATCACCGGCGGCTCCGCACCCACGACAGGCATCTGGGACACGCCGTACTCCCGCAGGATTCCGATCGCATCGCGCACCGTCTCGGACGGGTGGGTGTGTACCAGGTCGGGCAACGCGCCGGACTTGCCCCGCAGCACCTCGCCAACGGTCGTCTCCTGCACCGAACCGTCAAGCCGGCTCCGCAGAAATCCGTAGGAGGACATCCATCCGTCGTTGAAAACCTTTGACAGATAACCTCTTCCGCCGTCAGGAAGCAGCACGACGACGACTGAGTCGGGGCCGGCCTTCTCGGCGACCCGGATCGCGGCGACCACAGCCATGCCACACGATCCACCGACGAGCAGGGCTTCTTCGCGTGCCAGCCTGCGCGTCATCTCGAATGAGTCGGCATCCGACACCGCGATGATCTCGTCCGGAACCGCCGGGTCATACGCGGAGGGCCAAAAGTCCTCCCCCACACCTTCGACCAGGTACGGCCTGCCGGTGCCGCCGGAGTACACCGATCCTTCGGGATCGGCACCGATCACGCGTACCTGACCGCCCGACACCTCCTTGAGATAGCGGCCCGCGCCGGTGATCGTGCCGCCGGTGCCGACGCCTGCGACGAAATGGGTGACCTTGCCGTCGGTGTCGGCCCAGATCTCAGGGCCCGTCGTCTCGTAGTGACTGGCCGGCCCCATGGGGTTGGAGTACTGGTCGGGCTTCCACGCGCCGTCAATCTCCTCGACGAGTCGATTGGACACGCTGTAATAGCTGTCCGGATCGTCCGGCGCCACGGCCGTCGGGCAGACCACGACATCGGCGCCGTATGCGCGCAACACGTTCTGCTTGTCCTCGCTGACCTTGTCGGGGCAGACGAAGATGCATTTATAGCCGCGCTGCTGCGCCACCAGCGCCAGTCCCACCCCGGTATTGCCGGAGGTCGGTTCGACGATGGTGCCGCCGGGTTTGAGTTCGCCGCTGGCCTCGGCGGCATCGATCATCTTGATCGCGATGCGGTCCTTGGAACTGCCGCCGGGGTTGAGGTACTCGATTTTGGCGGCAACGATGCCGGCACCTTCGGGGACAACGGAGTTCAGCTGTACCAGAGGGGTATTGCCGATGAGCTCACTGATGTGCCGTGCGATCCGCATGACCCCATCGTGTCAGGCGGGGCTGCGGGGTACCAGCCGCGGGTTCACCAGGTGGCTTCCCGGATGTAGTCACCGATCTGGCGCAGCGACCGCGTCGCCTCGGGAACTGCGGGCGCCGCGAGCTGGAACACGTGCATTTGGCCCGGCCAGACGCGAACCTCTACGGGTACACCGGCAGCCGCCAGCCGACGGGCCGCCTTGCGGGCGTCACTGACCAGCACCTCGGACCCCGACACATGGATCAGCGTGCGCGGCAGCCCGGGCTCGATGTGATCGAGCGGCTCGTAGACCTCTTCGGGCTTGCCGTCGACCAGATGCCGGCCGGCGGCCTCGCGGACCAGGTCCACCAGCGCGAAGAACGCACGCGGCGGGAACATCGCATCGCTGTGAATGTTCGGATGGTTGGCGCGGGTCTCGTTGTCGACCTCGAACAACGGCGACATTGTCACCATCGCGGCGGGAATCTCGCCTTCCAGGCCTTCGCGCTGAAGCTTCTCGGCGAGCGCCAGAGCCAGATAGCCGCCGGCGGAGTCGCCGGCAAGCACGATCTGGTTCGGCTCGTAGCCCTTCAGCCGCAACCACTTATATGCGTCGTAGCAGTCGTCGACCGCTTCGCCGACCGAGTGCTTCGGGATCATCCGGTAGTTGACGACCAGCACCGGACAGTCCGCATAGCCCGACAGCGCGGTCACCAGCCTGCCGTGTGAATTCACGCCACAGGTGAGGAAGGCGCCACCGTGCATGTACAGAACCACGCCCCGCTTGCCGTCTGCAGGCAGCACGCCACCGGCCCTAACCAGCTGCGCGGTGCACTTCGGCAAAGAAATCGTGGCGCGCACCGTCCCGGGAGGGGGACGCATGACCCGCGCCGCGAAATCCACCAAACCCCAGGGCCACGGCAGGCGCGGAGCGTAACTTCCGATAGCTAGGGTTGGCCGAATTGTTAGCAGAGCCGCCAGAGAAGTGAGTCGTCCCGCGAGGCTTGGGCCGTCCTCGACCACCTCGACAGGGGCGCCGTCGCTAACTGGAAACTTGCGCGGTTTACGTGTTTTAGCAGGTATTTCGCCAACACGAGATGCTCTGGCTACTTTACTTGGTGCCGTCATCGCCACCACTCCTACGCCGTTGTAGAGCCCCGGCTCGCCGTTTGCTTCAGCGTTCCCGATACCTTAGCTTGACAGGCTCTGTTCGTTTCAACAATCAAAGATTCGATTTCGATACCGGACTTGATACCGCACTGTGATCCCCTGACGTCCGTCGCCACGCGGGTATCCCAGAAAATCCGACTTAAACTAATCCGCGTGGGCATACGTGCACCGCGTCGGTCAACGACCGTCGCCCTTGCGGCCGCGGCCACGCTCGCATCGACGGGCTCCGCATACGTCGGGGCCCGCAATCTGCTGAGCGGGCAGGCCGACAGGGCCCGCAGCGTCATACCAAAGGCATGGGATGTCCCCCCGCGTGCCGACGGCGTGTATCAGCCCGGCTTCGGACCGCTGGAGCAGTGGCACCGCGGTGTGCCCTTCGACCTGCATCTGATGGTCTTCGGGGACTCCACGGCGACCGGTTACGGGTGTGACGACGCTGAAGAAGTGCCGGGCGTGCTCATCGCGCGTGGGCTCGCCGAGGTGTCGGGTGAGCGAATCAGGCTGAGCACAAAAGCCATCATGGGCGCCACGTCCAAGGGCCTTTCCGGGCAGATCGACGCGATGTTCGTCGCAGGCCCGCCGCCAGACGCTGCGGTGATCATGATCGGCGCAAACGACATCACGCGGCCCAACGGCATCGGACCGTCGGCGCGGCGACTGGGTCGGGCGGTCGGGAGATTGCGGGCCAGCGGGGCCGTCGTCGTGGTGGGCACCTGCCCGGACTTCGGCCTGATCACCGCGATCCCACAGCCGCTGCGATGGGTGGCACGCAGTCGCGGGTTGCGCCTGGCGCGGGCTCAGGCGTCGGCCGTGCGCGCCGCCGGTGGCGTCCCTGTTCCGTTCTCCGACCTTCTTCCGCCTGAGTTCCGCAAGGCCCCCGAGCAGCTCTTCAGTCAGGACATGTTCCACCCGTCGGCCGCCGGCTACGCGCTGGCGGCGCAGCAGCTACTTCCCGCGCTGTGTAATGCGTTGGGCGAGTACTTCGATGGCGCCCAGCCCGAAGACGCGCTCGAGGCTCGGAACGCTGAGGGCAGCTCGCTGCTGGCCCGGGTCGGCAACATCAGCCGGCTGTGGCGCCGCTCGACTGGGGTCCCCGCGCCCATCGTGGTGCCCACGAGTTAGGTTTGCTCCAGTTTCGATATCGTTCGAATACAAGGAGTTCTCATGGCTGAAGCCGTCATTGTCGCCACAGCACGATCGCCGATCGGGCGCGCCGTCAAAGGTTCGCTCGCCACGATGCGCCCCGATGACCTCGCCGCGCAGATGGTTCGGGCGGTATTGGACAAGGTTCCCTCGTTGGACCCGAAGGACATCGACGATCTGATGATGGGCTGCGCGCAGCCCGCCGGTGAGGCCGGCTACAACATCGCCAGGGCGGTAGCCGTCGAACTCGGCTACGACTTCCTGCCCGGCACCACGGTCAACCGCTACTGCTCGTCGTCGCTGCAGACCACCCGGATGGCCTTCCACGCCATCAAGGCCGGTGAAGGTGACGTGTTCATCTCCGCGGGTGTCGAGACGGTGTCGCGCTTCGGCGTCGGCGCCGCCGATGGTGCCCCGAACAGCAAGAACGCCATCTTCGACGAAGCTCAGGCCCGGACGGCCAAGCAGGCTGAGGGAGCCGACGAGTGGCATGACCCTCGCGACGACGGCAACATCCCCGATGTCTACATCGCGATGGGCCAGACGGCGGAGAACGTTTCGCTGTTCACCGGGATCAGCCGCGAGGACCAGGACCACTGGGGCGTGCGGTCGCAGAACCGCGCCGAGGACGCCATCAAGAGCGGGTTCTTCGAGCGGGAGATCGTGCCCGTGAAGCTGCCCGACGGTACGACGGTCACGACCGACGACGGCCCACGTGCGGGCACCACATACGAGAAGATCAGCCAGCTGAAGCCGGTGTTCCGCCCCAACGGCACCATCACCGCGGGCAATGCGTGTCCGCTCAACGATGGTGCAGCAGCCGTTGTCATCATGAGCGACACCAAGGCCAAGGAGTTGGGCCTGACCCCGTTGGCGCGCATCGTGTCGACGGGGGTGAGCGGTCTTTCGCCGGAGATCATGGGCCTCGGCCCGATCGAGGCGATCAAGAAGGCGCTTGCCAAGGCGGGCAAGAAAATCTCCGACATCGATTTGGTCGAGATCAACGAGGCGTTCGCGGTGCAGGTGCTCGGCTCGGCGCGGGAACTCGGCATCGACGAGGACAAGCTCAATGTGTCGGGTGGCGCGATCGCGCTGGGGCATCCGTTCGGCATGACGGGTGCGCGTATCACCGCCACGCTGCTGAATAACCTTGCGACGTATGACAAGACGTTCGGCATCGAATCGATGTGCGTCGGCGGCGGCCAGGGCATGGCGATGGTGGTGGAACGCCTCAGCTGATTG is part of the Mycolicibacterium tusciae JS617 genome and encodes:
- a CDS encoding acetyl-CoA C-acetyltransferase → MAEAVIVATARSPIGRAVKGSLATMRPDDLAAQMVRAVLDKVPSLDPKDIDDLMMGCAQPAGEAGYNIARAVAVELGYDFLPGTTVNRYCSSSLQTTRMAFHAIKAGEGDVFISAGVETVSRFGVGAADGAPNSKNAIFDEAQARTAKQAEGADEWHDPRDDGNIPDVYIAMGQTAENVSLFTGISREDQDHWGVRSQNRAEDAIKSGFFEREIVPVKLPDGTTVTTDDGPRAGTTYEKISQLKPVFRPNGTITAGNACPLNDGAAAVVIMSDTKAKELGLTPLARIVSTGVSGLSPEIMGLGPIEAIKKALAKAGKKISDIDLVEINEAFAVQVLGSARELGIDEDKLNVSGGAIALGHPFGMTGARITATLLNNLATYDKTFGIESMCVGGGQGMAMVVERLS